The DNA region GAATTTATGGATGTTGGTAATTTGTTTGAGGACTTTGGCCTGATAGAAGCTCGGTATGATGCATCTAAACTCCTCAGCGGGTCCAATTTGGAAGATAAAGCCACTAATGATGCTATAGAACTTGGTGCTGAAGAGATCGAAATAGTTGACAATGCCGAAGGATCGGTAAATGTACGTAAACTGTTTAGTTTTATGTTTACTATATAAGTAAGGTTGATTTTGTTTGTTCTCGCCTTTCCAGTTCCTATGCAGTCCTGTTGTTTTAACTAGTTTAAGTAGAAATTTGGAAAAAGCTGGCTACACCGTTGAGAGCAGTGAACATATATTTTCTCCCATGGCAAGGCCTTTCTATTATATACTAGAACTAAACGTTTATTATTCAGAATTTTCACTTTCAGAATGCTGTGAAATTATCCCCGGAAGACCAAAAGGCGTATGACGTGTTTATAGAAAAACTAAGAAACATCCCAGGCTTAGAGGATATCTATGACAATGTTGAATAAAAATAACTTGTTGAATAAAAATCAGAAATATAggcaatatttaaaaaaacatccGTGTAAATCGGCTGGCATCTGTTAAAAGCTATGTTAAGTATTTAGTGTTTCGTGTACAACGTTCCTAGAACAATGCAATCTCTCTCTGTTATTAAAAAACGTATGTAAACATGATGGAATGCCCCTAATGAACTAAACTTCAGCTGTGTAAATCGGCTGGCATCTGTTAAAAGCTATGTTAAGTATTTAGTGTTTTTTGTGCAACGTTCCTAAAACAAGGCAATCTCTCTGTTATTAAAAAAACTTATGTAAACACGATGGAATACCTCTAATGAACTAAACTTCTGTTAAAAGCTATGTTAAGTATTCAGTGTTCCATGAGCAACGTTCCTAAAACAACGCAATCTCCCTctgttattaaaaaaaacttatgtAAACACGATGGACTACCCCCAATGAACTAAACTTCAGCTGTTTGTGTGAACGCAAACCAATACATGTGCAGCATCAAAATCGTTGGTCAAAATAAAATAGCAGactttaaatatgaattatttAAGAGTCATTCGGAAtaattggaaaaaatgcacgtTCGGAGCGGCAGTGTCTGTTTACGCTCTGCAATCGCTGAAAACGCACATTGAGTATGCATTCAGAAAACCAAAATAATTGGCAAAAACTTTAACCTCTTTCTTATCCACAGGATTGAACAACATATGAGGGAGTTTGCCTCGCAGATTCAATCAAATCAAATGGCTGATCAACCAAAGAAGGTGCTTGTGGTCATGAATCCCGTGGCCAATAAGAAGAGATCGGAGAAATTTGTAAGCAGCTGGCGCACACCTTTGACCACGAACTCAAAACAGCCTTTGATTTTCAGTTCAAGAACTACTGCGAGCCGGTTTTGCATTTAGCTGGTTACTCTGTGGAGATCCTGCGTACCAACCACATTGGACATGCCAAGAGCTATGTGGAGGAGATGGCTGCGCTGCCCGATGCGATTGTGGTAGCCGGCGGCGATGGAACCTCATCGGAGGTGGTGACGGGACTGATGCGACGGCGGGGCAATCTCTGCCCCATCACCATTCTTCCGCTGGGCCGCTCTGTCCAGGCCGCCTCGAAGCGCCTCCAGATCTTTGGCGTCAAGGATGTGGCCTATGTGAAGAGCCTGTGCAAGGCACTGGAACCCATGCTCAAGGATGAGAGCCAGTACCAAAGCGTGATACGCTTTGATGTCATCGAGGGAGACGAAGAAAACGACAGCCAGCTGAAGCCCATATTCGGCCTGAATGGACTCTCCTGGGGCCTGATGGAGGACATCAATTCGGCCAAGGATAAGTACTGGTACTTTGGCCCCCTGCGTCACTATGCATCCGCCGCCTCCAAGTCGTTTGCGGACAACTGGAGCCTGAAGACTGACTATGTGTACACACCGCCTTGCCCAGGCTGTGTGGATTGTGCTTCGGTTCAGCGGCAGGATGAGCTGCCCGTCGGCGGTGGCCTCTTCACCAGGAACCTCTTTAAGTACCAGAGGAACAGCGGCGAGGCCAGGAGGACTTTGGCTAAGAACGACCAGTGCGGCAACAAGTTCGAGGGCAGCGTGGAGGCCAGCCAGATAAACATCAATTGTGTACAGAACGAGGAGAACTTTGCGGAGCTGGAGAGCCAGTTCATCAGCTCGCTGCAGCCGGGCTGGGAGTTCATCAAGCAAATTCCGCAGGTCACCTGCAGCAACATCCTGCCCAGCCTGGTGGTGAAGAGTCGCACCATTCAGCTGCTTCCGGCCGGTGAAATGGCAGAGAAATTCTACGCCATTGACGGCGAGGAGTACGATGCAAGACCCATTAAGGTATCTGTTGTCCCCAATGCTATTAAAGTTTTTTGTTGAAATTTTAAACGtgtatattaattaaaatcatGATTAAATGGCGCTATTTTAGTATAGCATAACACATTCACAGCAAAAGTTAACCGCTATTTCTTCCCAAATCCAGAGCTGCGTGTAATCATTCTCAAATTTCTCAGCGGTgatcaaaatcaatttatcgTTTATTCGAATGCATGAGCCAGCCTTACGGCGCAGTACCTTTATTGTAAATGATTTTGGCTTGCAATTAAAGTGATCATACCAACATTTTCTGGCAATACACTCGATGGAACGGATATAGCGTGGAAAGTAATTTAAGCCTAAGTCGATCCAGTTGATCCTGGAGGAGCATTCCCAGGGTCGCTGTTTGAAGCCATCGATTCTCGGATGGTGACCCACTCGATCCATGAATGCGCTCCTGGTTCGCAGGCTCTTGCTCCGCGCCGGTTCCTTCTTTTCCACCAACGCAAAGTGGTTGGTCTCCCAGGCGGGAAAGTGGCTAACCGAAATCGCCTCACCGTCGGCATAGAATGGCAGCTCGTACGACGATCGCTTGTAGCCCAACTGGTAGCTTTTCTCCTCGGGCTCGCCG from Drosophila subpulchrella strain 33 F10 #4 breed RU33 chromosome 2L, RU_Dsub_v1.1 Primary Assembly, whole genome shotgun sequence includes:
- the LOC119546822 gene encoding acylglycerol kinase, mitochondrial, whose product is MNYLRVIRNNWKKCTFGAAVSVYALQSLKTHIEIEQHMREFASQIQSNQMADQPKKVLVVMNPVANKKRSEKFFKNYCEPVLHLAGYSVEILRTNHIGHAKSYVEEMAALPDAIVVAGGDGTSSEVVTGLMRRRGNLCPITILPLGRSVQAASKRLQIFGVKDVAYVKSLCKALEPMLKDESQYQSVIRFDVIEGDEENDSQLKPIFGLNGLSWGLMEDINSAKDKYWYFGPLRHYASAASKSFADNWSLKTDYVYTPPCPGCVDCASVQRQDELPVGGGLFTRNLFKYQRNSGEARRTLAKNDQCGNKFEGSVEASQININCVQNEENFAELESQFISSLQPGWEFIKQIPQVTCSNILPSLVVKSRTIQLLPAGEMAEKFYAIDGEEYDARPIKVSVVPNAIKVFC
- the LOC119546823 gene encoding protein trunk, which produces MFLQTPSTNMKSQKELSWLAIFLTFFAYFGSAQDDADYCAELSTQSLAKILGQAFNPRYMSIDPPGEPEEKSYQLGYKRSSYELPFYADGEAISVSHFPAWETNHFALVEKKEPARSKSLRTRSAFMDRVGHHPRIDGFKQRPWECSSRINWIDLGLNYFPRYIRSIECIARKCWYDHFNCKPKSFTIKVLRRKAGSCIRINDKLILITAEKFENDYTQLWIWEEIAVNFCCECVMLY